TCGTCCTCCGTCCACGAGAAGAACTCCGTCCTGCTTCATGTGGGTGGAGGCGGGGGTGCAGTTTACGCTGGAGACACCGACTCGATGCCAGCTCCATAAACACCCGACAGAGTGGGCGGAGCCAACGGCCGCTGATCCGTCTCTGCTGTGGTCACTTCTTTACGAGAATAATTTAACAACAGTGGAAAAGGAGGCGACATGTTCTTATTGTTCTTTGTGTCTAACAAAATCTACAGTTTCAtagatttgaatgtggtttagaactgagtgtgtgtgtgtgtgtgtgtctgtgtgtgtgtgtgtgtctgtgtgtgtgtgtatgtgtgtgttgcacgtGTAAGTGTGGGCTGAGTTGTTTTTAGATGCTCATTCAGTGCAGGCACTTGGTGGAGCAGGTTATTTGCAGGATCAGCGTTTCAGGAGCTCTAATTATAAACTGGAGGTTTTAAAGGAGCTCGACCAAGCGACTGATTCTTCTTCTGCAAAcgtaaacacaacaaactgtgcACCCACTCTCACCGGCTCTATAACATCACACGTTCACTTTAACACATTCAAACAACAATAGAAACAAAACTTAGCAAAGTTCACTGTTCAAACATACACATATGTAGTGActcacaatttaattaaatttctcTGACTAAtcagaacagaaaacaaaggTTTTAACTGTAGATCAGAGTGATTAGTCAGTAACATTGAATTAAAACAGGAAAGTAAAAGTTATTGATAACTGTTATTGAACAGTTGTAAACCTGAAAATCATAACATGTGACGCTCCTGGACAGAAGTTACTTTGCTTTATAAATGATTTACAATTGATCTAATACTTTAAGCTGAGaacaggattattattatttgaagcTGACGTGCAGAAGGACTCGATCTAGAAAGAGTCCAGAGGAAACTGAGCTCCATCTGCACAGAGCAACATGTCAGCAGTTCACTGAAGCCAGGGCCTGGTGTAGCAGGGGCAGAGCTCCTCGGGCCCCGTCTCTCATTCCATCacacaccggggggggggggggggggtcagaataccaaatgaagaggaagaaaagcagcGTGATTCAAGAGAGGAGAGTTTCTGTTCCCCTGTGGTAAAGGTCAAGGGTTCGTTGACCTGAGGAACTGACGTGTACGTGTTTGTGGCGTCGGTGCGTTTGAGCCTCGACATCTGGATCAGACGAGCTCAGAGATATGGAAATAAGATGCCGCAGGGAAGCAGACATTTGGTTTTCTGAGAAACTTAAACTCATGtctcatgttttgtgttttcaactcAGTTTTAATACAAACCGTGAGTTGACATGTTCGGTTTTGAACCCACAGGGTCCAGGTAAGGCCGGAACGCACTGCGCCCTGGACTGCGGCTCCGGGATCGGGCGCGTGACCAAAGGCGTCCTCCTTCCTGTGTTTGAGAAGATGGAAATGGCGGACATGATGGAGCACTTCCTGCTGCACGCACACGAGGAGTACCTGGGCGACGACGCCGACCGCATCGAGACCTACTACTGCTACAACCTGCAGGAGTTCACCCCCCCGAAGAACAAGTACGACGTCATCTGGATGCAGTGGGTGGCCTGTAAGTGTCTCCGTATCGAGTTCACCTGAGAAAGTCCTTATCAACACATCACTGATCTCAAGTTGAGGTTCTGGACCAACCAGAACCAGCCCCCCCGCAGGAGAACATATCACTCTCCTCTGGCCCTGGGAACGATTCAGGAAGGATGTGTGTGGATGACATCCAGAGTATCTCAATCAGCTGATGCATGATCCAGAATCATCAGTTCAGAGTGTAGACTCAAACTTCCCTGTGaactcttctttcttcttcaggtcACCTGACAGACAAGGACCTCATGAACTTCCTGTTTCGCTGTAAGAAGAGCCTGCGTCCCAACGGCGTCATCATAATGAAGGACAATATGGCGCGGCAGGGCTGCAAGCTGGACTCCATCGACAGCACCATCAGCCGCCACCTGGACATCATGAAGTGCATCATCGCCAAGGCCGGCCTGGAGGTGCTGGAGGCGGAGCTGCAGGAAGGATTCCCTGAGATCATCATGCCCGTCTGGATGATCGCCATGAAATAGACGCCACAGTGGTTCTGTGAAAAGTTTCAGATTGTTGTTTCTCAAAAACCAGGAGGGAAATCCACCATGAAGCAGAATTCACGTGTTATTCCAGTTCTGCTAAAGTCCTTACGATTCGTGATTGATTCTCTAAAACCTACAGAAACACAGCGAGAGCTCCTCACGTCACCAGGAGATAAATCCTGAAGGGCCGCGGTGACGGGGAGAAGACAGGagcctcctgctctgcactgaCATGAGATAAAGCTTCAGTGGAGAATTAAACCTCCACAGAAGCACCCGGCGTGTCCACAAAGACACTCTGTGATTTACTGTCCACCACCAGGCTCGGTGTCCGCCGGCATCAAACGTCCGAGCCTCGAGTCTCTGTGGGAGAAGCTGGTTCCTGTCGCAGCATCATTGGAATAACATGTGAATTCAGGTTTACTGCTGGATTCCTCCTCCCACTGACCCTGTGTCAGTAACGTGTCAGTAGCGTGTCAGTAACGTGTCAGTAGCGTGTCATAGTGGACTGGATTCAAATGTTGTTGTGCACAATGAACATGTGATCTGCATTTACATATGTGAGGTAGACATGATATCTGATCACAGGCCTTTACCTTCAcaccttttattattataatagcTCAGTTTGTTGGTCAGATAGGGGGCGCTGTCCACaaaccagcagagagagagagaga
The nucleotide sequence above comes from Platichthys flesus chromosome 9, fPlaFle2.1, whole genome shotgun sequence. Encoded proteins:
- the ntmt2 gene encoding N-terminal Xaa-Pro-Lys N-methyltransferase 2 codes for the protein MEIPLENHDSSSSANVEYHKAFTDRWRETDATMCRHSMSFHLHHAIRSDFFASYLYLLDKTPMVKLFPVTCEYIKGEKQFYYRAQQFYEDVEASEEGMMGDFVEISHVDLEGSRQFLKRFVGPGKAGTHCALDCGSGIGRVTKGVLLPVFEKMEMADMMEHFLLHAHEEYLGDDADRIETYYCYNLQEFTPPKNKYDVIWMQWVACHLTDKDLMNFLFRCKKSLRPNGVIIMKDNMARQGCKLDSIDSTISRHLDIMKCIIAKAGLEVLEAELQEGFPEIIMPVWMIAMK